One part of the bacterium genome encodes these proteins:
- a CDS encoding YajQ family cyclic di-GMP-binding protein has protein sequence MPSFDVVSEVNQQEVDNAVNQAVKEIAQRYDFKGTKTTVEFQKAQSQIHAVSDNESKMKAVIEILQSKAFKRGIDIKSLSVGKVEPAGGQLVKCDIKVLEGIETEKGKKLVALLKDSKLKVQAQIQDNQVRVTGKKKDDLQEAIALLKQAEFELPLQFKNFRD, from the coding sequence ATGCCATCCTTCGACGTGGTCAGCGAAGTGAACCAACAGGAAGTCGACAACGCGGTGAACCAGGCGGTGAAAGAGATTGCCCAGCGCTACGATTTCAAGGGCACCAAGACGACGGTGGAGTTTCAAAAGGCCCAGAGCCAGATCCACGCGGTCAGCGACAATGAATCCAAGATGAAGGCGGTGATCGAAATCCTGCAGTCCAAGGCTTTCAAGCGCGGCATCGACATCAAGTCGCTCTCGGTCGGCAAGGTCGAGCCGGCCGGCGGCCAGCTGGTGAAGTGCGATATCAAGGTTCTGGAAGGCATCGAGACCGAAAAGGGCAAGAAGCTGGTCGCACTTCTCAAGGACAGCAAGCTCAAGGTCCAAGCCCAAATCCAAGATAACCAGGTTCGGGTGACCGGCAAAAAAAAGGACGACCTCCAAGAAGCCATCGCCTTGCTCAAGCAGGCCGAGTTCGAGCTTCCCCTCCAGTTCAAGAATTTCCGAGACTAA
- a CDS encoding outer membrane lipoprotein carrier protein LolA: protein AKHFLRLLLLLLPLTVQASGEASVSALADRVQSLYEGAQDLSMDFDQRTYVAVLEKEVRKKGSARFKKPGKMAIRYEGEGGRNYLSDGKTLWIFESGDAQVQKMDVGETDMPAEALSFLGGLGRLQRDFAVETVDSKKWKSLKRKRQDLSWMELTPLNKQSGLAWLVMGFDGGNVAREVFLSTDTGNLSHYTLENVTLNQGLSDDLFKYSKK from the coding sequence GGCAAAACATTTCCTCCGCCTTTTACTTCTCCTGCTTCCGCTGACGGTCCAAGCCTCCGGCGAAGCCTCGGTGTCGGCGCTGGCCGACCGGGTTCAGAGCCTTTACGAAGGCGCTCAAGATCTCTCGATGGACTTCGATCAAAGGACCTACGTCGCGGTTTTGGAGAAAGAAGTCCGAAAGAAAGGCTCGGCCCGCTTCAAGAAGCCGGGCAAGATGGCGATCCGCTATGAGGGCGAGGGCGGCCGCAATTACTTGAGCGACGGCAAGACCCTCTGGATTTTCGAAAGCGGCGATGCCCAGGTTCAGAAGATGGACGTCGGCGAAACCGACATGCCGGCCGAGGCCCTGAGCTTCCTCGGCGGCTTGGGCCGGCTCCAGCGCGATTTTGCGGTCGAGACGGTCGACTCCAAGAAATGGAAAAGCCTTAAGCGCAAGCGCCAGGACCTGAGCTGGATGGAGCTGACCCCGCTCAACAAGCAATCGGGCCTGGCTTGGCTGGTGATGGGTTTCGACGGCGGCAACGTCGCCCGCGAAGTCTTTCTTTCCACCGACACCGGAAATTTGAGCCACTACACCTTGGAGAACGTGACGCTCAATCAGGGCTTGAGCGACGACCTCTTTAAATACTCGAAAAAATAA